From Methanobacterium veterum, the proteins below share one genomic window:
- a CDS encoding F420-dependent methylenetetrahydromethanopterin dehydrogenase: protein MVVKIGIIKCGNIGTSPVLDLLLDERADRPNIDVCVIGSGAKMNPDEIEKAVPLMLEMERDFVIFISPNPGAPGPAKARELLSAADVPAIIIGDAPGLRAKDEMNEQGLGYIIVKADPMIGARREFLDPTEMASFNSDVIKVLALTGAYRVVQNTIDEAVATVEAGNEIELPKVVITRDKAVEAAAFASPYAKAKAMAAYEIATKVADIDVEGCFMTKGAENYIPIVASAHEMLKVAADLATQAREIEKANDTVVRTPHGGKGETLAKCCLMEKPE from the coding sequence ATGGTTGTAAAAATAGGAATCATTAAATGTGGTAACATAGGTACCTCTCCAGTACTTGATTTATTACTCGATGAGAGGGCAGACAGACCAAACATAGACGTTTGTGTAATAGGCTCTGGAGCTAAGATGAACCCAGACGAAATTGAAAAAGCTGTACCATTAATGCTCGAAATGGAAAGGGACTTCGTTATATTCATAAGCCCAAACCCTGGTGCACCAGGCCCTGCTAAAGCAAGAGAATTATTATCTGCAGCAGACGTACCTGCAATCATAATTGGGGACGCTCCTGGACTCAGAGCAAAAGATGAAATGAACGAACAGGGATTAGGTTACATTATCGTTAAAGCAGACCCAATGATCGGTGCAAGAAGAGAATTCCTCGACCCAACCGAAATGGCTTCATTCAACTCTGATGTTATAAAAGTATTAGCTCTCACTGGAGCATACAGAGTTGTCCAGAACACAATCGACGAAGCAGTAGCTACAGTCGAAGCTGGAAACGAAATAGAACTTCCAAAAGTTGTTATAACAAGGGACAAAGCTGTAGAAGCTGCTGCATTTGCTAGCCCATACGCAAAAGCAAAAGCAATGGCTGCTTACGAAATAGCAACCAAAGTAGCTGACATCGACGTAGAAGGTTGTTTCATGACCAAAGGTGCTGAAAACTACATACCAATCGTTGCATCTGCTCACGAAATGCTCAAAGTCGCAGCTGACTTAGCTACACAAGCAAGAGAAATTGAAAAAGCTAACGACACCGTCGTAAGAACTCCTCACGGTGGAAAAGGCGAAACTCTCGCTAAATGCTGCTTAATGGAAAAACCAGAATAA
- a CDS encoding TetR/AcrR family transcriptional regulator, whose translation MTDKTEQKILDAALKIFSEEGFKGATTRVIAQESGFSELTLFRKFETKENLFNSVLIKNREDILEELDSMLVDKGFEDNKWFLETLIKNLAALTENNFEFVHILVYSKRQIAGDILMEIISHISQYIERVSPEKYTDSQVFALNIFSFVYFVVFDKNRRNFFDCDKAINEFIDHSVKCCNIS comes from the coding sequence ATGACTGATAAGACTGAGCAGAAAATTTTAGATGCTGCCTTAAAAATATTCTCGGAAGAAGGATTTAAAGGTGCTACTACTCGAGTTATAGCACAAGAATCTGGATTCAGCGAGCTAACTTTATTTCGAAAGTTTGAAACCAAGGAAAATCTTTTTAACTCTGTTTTAATTAAAAATAGAGAAGATATACTGGAAGAATTGGATTCAATGCTGGTTGATAAGGGATTTGAAGACAATAAATGGTTTTTAGAAACATTAATAAAAAATTTAGCTGCCTTAACTGAAAATAACTTTGAATTTGTCCATATTCTAGTTTATAGTAAACGTCAAATTGCAGGGGATATATTGATGGAGATTATAAGCCACATAAGCCAGTACATAGAAAGAGTTTCTCCAGAGAAGTATACTGACTCTCAGGTGTTTGCTTTAAACATTTTCTCATTTGTATACTTCGTTGTTTTTGATAAAAACCGGCGCAACTTTTTTGATTGTGATAAAGCAATTAATGAGTTTATAGATCACTCTGTAAAGTGTTGTAATATAAGTTGA
- a CDS encoding TMEM175 family protein, whose amino-acid sequence MALKRSKINITIPKNRLETLVDGIFAIAMTLLVLSIEIPSVRFHSAADFQIYIISLLPKLLIYFLSFVLLGIFWMNHHIFFVIKRANSTILWINIIWLMFIALVPFSTSLVSSFGQYEFSQIFFDLNIFVIGLLFYINWNYAVKRGYIAEKAIPYDKPIKKSNLFTPLISLMAIALSFINPYLSSAVFLLIPAIYLFYLKII is encoded by the coding sequence ATGGCTTTAAAAAGATCTAAAATTAACATTACAATTCCAAAAAACCGATTAGAAACTCTTGTAGATGGAATATTTGCAATTGCAATGACACTGCTCGTTTTAAGTATTGAAATACCTTCTGTTCGCTTCCATTCAGCAGCAGACTTCCAGATTTATATTATATCCCTACTGCCCAAACTATTAATTTATTTCCTCAGTTTCGTTCTCCTCGGCATTTTCTGGATGAATCATCACATATTCTTTGTAATTAAACGTGCCAACAGTACTATTCTATGGATTAATATAATATGGCTCATGTTTATCGCATTGGTACCCTTCAGTACGTCGCTGGTAAGCAGCTTTGGGCAATATGAATTCTCACAGATTTTCTTTGATCTGAATATATTCGTTATAGGATTACTATTCTATATCAACTGGAATTATGCTGTTAAAAGAGGTTATATAGCCGAAAAAGCCATTCCATATGATAAACCCATTAAAAAAAGCAATTTGTTCACACCGTTAATCTCATTAATGGCAATTGCACTATCGTTCATAAATCCATATTTAAGCAGCGCTGTATTTTTGCTTATACCTGCTATATATCTATTTTATCTAAAAATAATATGA